The region ctttttttggcactttttgacgccttactatactatgacgttttttctgacattttgaggtcaaaaaaaattttgactttttttggccgattttgacgccttactatactatgacgttttttacgacattttgaggtccaaaaaatttttgactttttttggcactttttgacgccttactatactatgacgttttttctgacattttgaggtcaaaaaatttttgacttttttttgcctaaaaagacgccttactatactatgacgttttttatgacattttgaggtcaaaaaaaattttgactttttttggcactttttgacgccttatggccgtattacgttttttctgacattttgaggtaaaaaaaaatttggactttttttggtcaaaaaaaaaaacgccttactatactatgacgttttttctgacattttgaggtcaaaaaaaattttgactttttttggccgaaaaaaacgtcttactatactatgacgttttttacgacattttgaggtcaaaaaaatttttgactttttttggcctaaaaagacgccttactatactatgacgttttttctgacattttgaggtcaaaaaattttttgactttttttgacacttttttacaccttactatactatgacgttttttatgacattttgaggtccaaaaaattttttgactttttttggccgaaaaaaacgccttactatactatgacgttttttatatcttgaggtcaaaaaaatttttgactttttttggccgattttgacgccttactatactatgacgttttttatgacatattgaggtccaaaaaaatgttgactttttttggcactttttgacaccttacggccgtatgacgttttttatgacaatttgaggtcaaaaaaattactatactatactactatactatactatgacgttttttatgacattttgaggtcaaaaaaaattttgacttttcttggcactttttgacgccttactatactttgacgttttttatgacattttgaggtcaaaattttttttgaatttttttggcactttttgacgccttactatactatgacgttttttatgacatattgaggtccaaaaaaatgttgactttttttggcactttttgacaccttacggccgtatgacgttttttatgacaatttgaggtcaaaaaaattactatactatactactatactatactatgacgttttttatgacattttgaggtcaaaaaaaattttgacttttcttggcactttttgacgccttatggccgtatgacgctctttatgacattttgaggtccaaaaaaatgttgactttttttggcactttttgacgccttactatactttgacgttttttatgacattttgaggtcaaaattttttttgaatttttttggcactttttgacgccttactatactatgacgttttttcatgacattttgaggtaaaaaaaaatgttgactttttttggccaaaaaaaacgccttactatactatgaccatttttatgacattctgagttaaaaaaaaaagtgacgttttttgtccaattttgacgccttactatgaccatttttatgacattttgaggctaaacatttttttttaactttttttggccttttatgacgccttactatactatgaccaattttatgacattttgaggccgttctaaagtaTGATTCTTTTggctagagtgtgaaaatattccaagTAAAACCCACAGACTTGAAATTttgtacacagatgcatcacatCCATGCGAGAAAAAAAGTGTCTTGGAGGAAAGTTCtacgatgtacaggaagtccaCCATTTTCGAAAAATGCCACCATTCTGCGTTTCGCACAGTTTTTACTTTAACAAACTCGTTCTAGGAGAATGGTCCGATCATGCTGAaaattgctctgtttgctcttaaggccttcatgactaaaagttgtgaaaatgtaaagagcacacaaacacagtagaaatgtagaaaatgtacCAGAGCTCTtttgtgctccagcaataaaaacagagtacatataaaaatatatgctcagaaaaacaagtaaaaaagactgcaacatatctctgttctgcatcatatctcaactacaccaaaggtagaacattttaaatgtgttttaataacacttGTGTACATCTACAAGccacaaccattgtaaaattgcttttaatcactaaaacattctcaacctccatccacaaactctaaccaacactaaggtgatttacaaataacacactgtccattaaaccaaattacatgtttgctctgcacagataatcaggatgaccttcacactctcaactcatttatatgctcatatgatgatacactcatagcaccccctgctgggagggggtcatgtcttttctgttgctgtatactgctgtgcctctctggggagaagagcaggagagaggacataggaggactcttgtaCGTGGCTGCTCTGACTGTGACTCCCGCAGCTCGCAAGGGGTACGAGGGCctgcccatcgctgcttgcagctttaatttgatttgttgttgCTCTTCTGCTCACAGTTCTGTGTTGACCGACTTTTGAGGCTCTACCTTTTAAACTTTTACAAAATTTGACAATAAGTGGGTCTTTTCAGACAGATCTGTCCTTGTGAATTTGTGTCTTGCTTctctaaaaatgacaaaaaagaagCTAGATTTCTATAATAGCTAATACTTTAATTGGGAGTGAGTCTAATGTGACATTTGTTGCTTATGTTAAAACCTTTCTCTTTAGTTGTGGAGAAAAGGAGTAGATTGCATTTCTGTGGAAAAAGCATGTTTGGTTGCCGTGGCAACAATAGCTTTGGTTATCTTTGCTGCTTTCCCTCACCCTGTGTCCTTGAGGACAgctttatttttgcagttttaatgAATAATATAACATCTCTATGATATGCAAGTGTAGCAACTAGAAGAATGATGGCCACACTTGTCAATAATGGATTAAGGGCATTATTATGCACATATTATATCATGTGCTTTGGTTAAAaccagaaaacactgaaagacacataaaaccaaacaacatAAATGTGGTTAATTTTTGgttattgtatttttgtgtgttaatgACAGAAAGGACATGTGACACATGCTCTATggaaaatattaacatttattGTGTTTATGGAATCTTTCCTCTCTACTGACAAAATAGACAGGGTTGATCTCAATTATAGACttctcataaaaataaaaatctgatttagCTGACAAAATAGAACTCTGCATGTCGAATCAGCAGCTTTGTGGAGAAGAGGTGGAAATGTAAGAAGAGCAGAACAGTCTAGGGACATCATAGTAACAGATACCAGAccctctttcatttttacaaaatgtataatgtattccatttgatttctttttttcctctgtggaaAGTAAAAGCTCAAGTCCAGAGTCGCTGATACCATTCACTATGAGAGGCAAGAATGGGAAAAGAGAGAATTGGGGGGAAAAGAGAAGGCAGGGGTgaggaaaaatagaaaatgataATGGAGAGTTGGTGGAAAGGCAGGGGCAAATAAAGTGCATTAAACAACAAAGAGTGCTGGATATTTTCTTGGTCAAacctttaaatcattttaaatcatcAGGGGGGCCTGCCTCCTCTCTAGAGCACACAGGTAGTAGCTTTTCAGCTGCTTAATCAAAAAATCAATAGTAGGAATATATAAGGGACAATAGTGACGATAGGAGTAAAGGCAGAGCAAAGAGAGCTAAACTATTCCAAATTTCGCCAGGTCACTGAGCTCCATGTCACCAAAGGCTTCCCATGGGCAAACCACTGTGATGTCTGTACCAAGACCCTCCATGCCGGGGATGTCGTCTCCGAATCTGAAAGGAGACAAAAATTATCTAAAAAAATTATCTGAGTACAAACTGAGAGATAAAAAggaggttgttttgtttttttaaaaaaatgggaATGACGGGATAGTGTTTTAATAGTGAAAATGACAGCAGGGATattgcagacagagaaaagacttCTGGGTGATCTTAAATCCACCTCACCCCTTCTGGCCTGGTTTAGGTGCCTTGCTCTTGAAGGTGCGTGTGGTCCTCTGCTTGAATTTGGGAGGTGCCTTCTTGTCGGCGGGAGCTGCGACGGCTACGTCTGCCATTTGATTAgttgctaaaagaaaaaaaaaacatgagttcCCTGCAGCTCTCAGATTTTTTAAACGCTCTAACTTTCATTCAGCTTCAGCTCACTTTTTTAccttatgttttattttactttttgaaaaATTCATTTCCATCTTGTTGTAATATCCTTTTGTGTCTTAAGTGTCTTAGCACAATTTCCTTGCCACTTTAAGGTGCTATTCGGATAATCTTGGCAGATTCCACTTGTAATAATCCCCAGTTCGTTAAGGTATGACATTACTGTAAAATCACTCCCCACTGTGAACATATTGCTCTCTAAATTGTATTCATCATCCTCTTCAGCAAGCTGATCAACAACTAGACCAGTCACCAAAGTCTAGATGCAttaagaatggaaaaaaaaagaacagccaGTGTTCAAACCTCCTCAGGGTTCTTCTGAATCCATCAGGTTGAGAACATTATAAAGAAATAGTGGCTGGGCCTTGAGCAGTACCAGCAAGAAGACTAGCACAAAGAATGACTCACTACAAATCACAGATCTCATTTCAGCTCCATTTCAGTCATGATACtcgagaaaagaaaaaaaactgtcttacTTCTCGGTTTTTCTGTTGCAAAAGCAGAGAACAATCTGAGGCAATACATGTTATCAAAGCAGTAAGATTATTAACTCCCTGCACCAGAGCTGAGAAAATTGCAGTTTCATCTTACCTTTTGTTGAAGtctcaaactgtttttctgGTGCTGTCTGATGAGCTCCTCAGTTTCTCGCTTGTGGCATTCCTCTCTCTGTTGGACTGTCCCTTTTTAAAGTCCTCTGAGCTGCTTATCCCCTCAGATGTTCAATCTGTCATTCTTTTATGTGCCAGCTCTGCTCGGCCCTCTCCTGCACCAGCTCAGCCACAAATAGAAGAGCTAAAGGATAACGAGATATAAATACAAGGTGTATTTCAAGTTAGATATGCCTGTCAGCATGTGAATTGAAGCGAATTGTAGAGGTGTCACGTATTGGGAGTAGTGAGTGACAGTAATTAGCATGACTATCAAGTTgaagccttaaaaaaaaaaaaaatctgctgaaaGATATtcattgtctgtctgtctgtctgtctgtctgtctctgtctgtctgtcacaacCCACCACATACATCGGTACGTTACCCCCATACACACAGTACCCCCTCTGCACCATGAAAACTTTTACAATTGCAGAAAATTCAACAACTTTATGACAGTACAAGAAGCTGTTCATTTTGGTTTAGTCACAGGAATAACTGGTTTGTGGAATGTATTACAAACAACTGCGGATGTGAAACAAAGTCACAGTTGATGtgggtcacttttttttttaaactctgaatTTACTAAAATAGTGGAAGAAGAGCTTCCAAAACAGGCTGGTAATAATAGGCTGCAAAGACGAAGGGAAACTGTTGAAAAGAATGTTTTAAGCTGAATGTGTGGATGAACATAGGCACTCAGTGGCAGGAGGAGGCCTTTTGCGAGGGGTGATTGATAggtttgtggcctaaggtagaaggggTCGGTTTTAGAAAACcaagcacatttatttttcaccacATTCTCgtcctacatttacacacttagtccagCGGTCATGGAGCTTACAGATCCTTATTTTGTAGAAGTCGGCctcttggacctccagaaagtggtccacagcagccaTGACATCATCATTACTGTCAGGCAATGGCGACAGCTGAACTCCTTTTTCAGCTTAGGGAAGAGGTAGTAGTCTGAGAGAGCCAAATCAGGTGAACAGGGCAGGTGTTGGATGAGTTTAAATCCGCACGCCTGACTGTGCTTGCCTGGCTGTCCAGAGGTCCAACTTTCAGTTactcaaaacagaaaataccacaaaagttattaacttcaaactttctgcacaATCACTCAAACAGTTGACTGATGGTATTGAAAATGTAGTATTTAGTAGACtgtattatacagtatatacagtttATTTACTGCCATGAGAGAGTTTCATATGAGAGTATCATATGAAGACTCACATAAATTCTAGTTGACACAgcccttgtttttgttgtcacacATCAGTATTAAATCATATAGAATTTGAGCAACTtcaagaaaagaacagaagcTCTGAGACACTAAAGACTGGGATATAGTTTCACCTTATTTGTAAACAAACGTGTCCTGATGTAGCCTGCACGAGGATCTGGAGCATGTGATGTAAGAGCAGAGACGCACTGAGCTCCACTTAGGTGATCAGTCACTTAGTGACAAATAAAGAAGACTTAACCATTCAGCTCTTAATCCCACATCTCATGGCCTGGACTGAGGTTAAAAGACAATGCTGAGACAGAGACTGACTATTCAGCAGTTATTAAAGTCACATGAAAAGAAGTGTCTGAGGGTGATAAAACAGTGAATCCACACCATGGTTTTTCCTGTAACACCCAATATTGACTGAGAATTTCCTCCGCTTATATTTtgcaataaataaaatcttaacTTTCTAGGTTTTTCCAGAGCTTCCACATTCTTCATTTGCTGATTAAGACTTTGAGATGTGgatgaaagctctggaaaaactAGAGctaagattttctttttttggtcaaattatTGGTTTCAAGATCAAGAATAAACTTCCATGATCTGTTGTTACTGTTAAAACTGGAATTATCCTTGTTGTAGAATGATATATAATTCTACAATTATATTATGTtgtatgtttatgttgttgCACCTCTTCAGACAAAAAGAGCCATAAATTCAGAAAAGTATCAGGTTCCCAAACATCTTATGTTGTTCAGTATATCCAAATGAGTTTTTCTCAAACATGCTTCATTATATAAGTTTACGAATGTCTTCACATGGCATGACACATTAGAGTGGA is a window of Toxotes jaculatrix isolate fToxJac2 chromosome 4, fToxJac2.pri, whole genome shotgun sequence DNA encoding:
- the LOC121180644 gene encoding retinal cone rhodopsin-sensitive cGMP 3',5'-cyclic phosphodiesterase subunit gamma-like, which translates into the protein MADVAVAAPADKKAPPKFKQRTTRTFKSKAPKPGQKGFGDDIPGMEGLGTDITVVCPWEAFGDMELSDLAKFGIV